The segment GAATGTGCCTTATGGCAGGCCTTCTCGTCTCAAAGACCCCCCAAAACAACACGGACCCCCATCTGACTGGTTTACTCTCATGTGCTGAATCACAGAGCATCGTACACGACATGTCACCAGTGCAAACTTCAAGAGGTTTCTCACTTTTATGATGAAGGACCCCCAGGTGGTCCTCAAACCCTGGGAGAACTACTGATCTGCCCAATCAATAAACAGTGGTCATAATACGGCAGTCAATGGTGACGGGGTGTTTACAATGCAATTTTGTCAACTCAAAATTGTGCTTCTGATGCAGTCAATTTTCTTGAGGTGACAATCGTCTCTTCATAATCTATTATGTGCTTGTCATCATCTTTGAATAAGAGGACGTAAGCACACAGATAAAGAAGAATTagagtgaaaaaacaaacaaattaaagacAAAGGGAAAAAGATGTGATTACACAGCAATACACattgtgtacatttatttaactaTTCATGCGAAAAGAAATTCCAGAAATACATGCATTacgtataatataaataaatgtatgcatagTAAATACACAAATGTATGTCATATTATGAGCAATGATATAAACATATTGAAAGAACACTGTGGTCAAATCTGCACTGGTGACGCCACATTTTCAAACTACATTTTAGACATCAGAGATGCTATTAAACAgcatgtttttaattgttgtaaacatttataaattgtTGGCCTTAAACAATACAGTATTTTTCCGGTTACGCAAAACAATGAGCAGTTTGAGTAACCGTGTCCTGATTTCTGGAAGAAGATAtattgctgttgagtttttcaaatgtattattttagtgCTTTGAGTGCCACAAGCACCATTAAATTGGCGAGAAGGCAGACATCCCTATGGCCAATATCTCCAAATCTAGGCAACATGTTTATATTGCATTTGTGCACATGATAGTAtcggagggagggagtgaagggACATAGTTCATAACTCAAAACGACAATGAGCCAGTTTCCTCTGGGACATTCAGAGCTACCGGCTCTTCTTCCCGTGGTTAAGGTGCACTGCAAGAATATTAAAAAACTACAAGTGCTTAACGTAAAATATGAACGTATACGCACAGTTCCATGATTTTCGGCTGCTTTACGTTCATTGTGATGTGCTCGAATAAGCCAGGACACCACGAAATCTCCACCACGGTGCTGTTGTTATCGCATGAATTGGACAGTGCACTTGTGGTATTTGCATGGCTGTAGATGCTTTGTTTCTCTCCTGGTGTTCTGAGAGTAAAACTGGGTTAACTctggttcctcctctgtgtgtgtgtgtgtgtgtgggcctccATGAAACCCACAGCAACATGGCCGCCTGAATGAGTCAGAGGCAAAAACCAGGGaccacacacagagcagcagagCTCAGGccaacacacacgcgcacacacacacacacacacacacacacacacacacacacacgcgcacacacacacgcgcacacacctgTGCCATTGCAAATTGTGCAGCATCAAATTGGTGATAAAGTAAGGATTTAGTTGCGTGCTGACGGGGATCTCAGCCAGTAAGGGGAGTTACTGCAGCTCTAAACTAACACAGAAATGTCTTGTTTAGATTGTGGACTTGAAACATGCAGCTCTGTTTCTGCTCACATAGATTACAGGCATCAGGTTTCAGGCTGAAAATGCCTCTCAACTCCACTTTTCATTTGTCCGGCAGAGAAACCGGGTGGAGATGAGAGCTCATGTTGGTTTGTGCTTCTTCACAGTTACATTCAACCTTTTTCCAGAGCGTCTCTGGACGACGATGGAAAATGTCTCCAGTTCAGCGACAGCTCTTCATTTTGAGAGATTCCTAAACAATTTGCCTCGACTCATGACGTGACGAAAAGAGATTAAGCAAAAAACGTGGATGACTTTCACAGACACAAAAAGCACTTAACCCAAATACAGCCATGTCATTTGCCGTCAGAGCAAATTAAGCTGTAATTGGTAGCGTACAGAGAACAAAAGAGGGTGAGATTAtttttcgtgttttttttcttctttctttccacagTCAGAGAACCTCAACCACCGTCTGCTCACCGATTggtcacaaaacacaaacatggccGCTTGTATTGACCACGTCAACAAAACAACGCCAGAGTGCCTCAAGCCTTCACACAACTGTTTTCTTTAGTGGGGAATTGGGAACGGGGATTCCCCACTCCTTTTGCATTGACATTTAAcatcatttcaaaagaaaaaacaagaggtGACAACagcatatataaataaaagtaactTTCTTTAACGCCTATGTGGTTTGGCAGCATATTGAGACAACATACAGCCATGCATGCTGTCATCTGGATACACCCTGAGGAAGAAATGGCATAATGTGAATGAACATTTTGTTATGGAGTCAGACCATTTACCTTTACAGTTAATAGTCAAATGAATCCTCCATTATGTAAAACGTGTATTATACGGTTAGgatattccttttttataaCAAAGGTGAATGGCATTTCTTGGACCCAtggtaaatatttttttaaaacgcaTATAAAAGTCTTGTGAAAGTTTGAAAAACTAGCATATGTGCCTGCTTTATCCACCACCATGCATGAAGCAGGCAGGCCTATTTGACACAGGTATTTCAACAACACTTGAACATATATTCAAGGGTACACATTGccaatacaataatacaaacatcAACCAAATATCAGATGCATCTCACAGACACAAGCAACATTGCTGAGCATTCATAAGACACCCTACCCTGTCTGAGATGCCTTtattacatacaaataaaaaatctacaaaataaatttaagtTAGAAAAAGTATTTCCCTTTTAGTTAGTAGGTAGTTAATATTTGACGCATCATGGATTCAGttgaaacaatacaaatacatatgcaTTAACTACCACTCCTGGTTGATGTCTTTGACTTGTAATAGAGTATACTGATTGCAGTTTTTAAGTAAAGGTCAATATGACCTTGACCCCCAAATACCCTCCTCAAGTACTGTCTGAAGTTAGGTAAAGTCAAGCATGGTCCACGTCCAGTAGGTGGCAACAGAGTGCCGTTTCTTCACGAGTTTTGACCTCCACTTCCATAGATCCAAGTATCAATCCACACGATAGTCTTGTTGTTTTAGGTCCAGGAGCAATGATATGAATGCTGCTCATCACAATCTGGTCTAATCCGGTCCGGGTCAGCTCCACGGATCAGAGCGGTGCCTGAGGTTGTAGTTCTGGAGCTCAATCTGGTCTTTGATCTGGTTGATCAAAATCTGAGACAAGAGGATGCCAACCAGCTGCAGAAGAGAACACACAAGCAGAGGGCTCACcagctgagctgtgtgtgtgtgtgtgtgtgtgtgtgtgtgtgtgtgtgtgtgtgtgtgtgtgtgtgtgtgtgtgtgtgtgtgcgcgcgccatGTCCTACCTGTGGTATGGCCAGTCCCAGGGCGATGCCTCCCAGAAGGAACATGTTACTGTGGATCCAGTTCACTAGTGTGTCTATGCAGCCATTGGTGTGGATGTAGTCTCCAGCTTCAGCGTATTGTAAAAGCTGCATGCCCTGGCCACACATGGTGTTGATAACCTGCTGCACACGTACAAGACAAACGCATCAAGAAAGGTTCACAAAGCGCATCCAACCGCCACCGGGGGAGGCCTGTGCGGAAGGTTACCTCGTCTTTGGGTTGGATGCAACAGGAGTAGGGGACCGAACAGCGCTCTCTGCTGGGGTTGTCCTGCTTGCAGTTGAAGTACATGTTCTGGGACCAGTCGGTGTACGTCACACCACCACAGCAGCCAAACTGAAGAAGCAAAACATATGAGATGGAAGACATTAGAAGATATGTTCATCCTCTGTGTATATACCCATGATGGTGACAGGCAGTATGTGGACTAAATCCTTACCTCTTTCTGACCAAAGTCAATGAGGTTTTGCAGATCAATGTCCTCTCTGTAGTGGACAATGGAGTTATTGATCATCTTCGTCACTCTATGCAGAGCCTTGGCAGAGTATGACAAAAAGATACATAATGAAGACACTGTGAATCATaaaatttagtttttcacataGGTGTAATTAGTCAAATAAATGCCAATGTGCCTTGGGCTGGTCACACTGAAACATAAAGCATGTATTAGGCATGCTGAAGAACTCTGGCTCCGAATATGGATGTTCTGTGATTCATCCGCGAAGAGAACATTTCTTCAAAGTGCCAGACGCCTTTAGAGGTGAGCATTTGCCCACTCAGAATGGTTACGATGGTCAGAGAGACCCTGCTGAGAACGACGAGCACACAGGTGAGCTCCCACAAGAAGGTTTCTGACAGTTTGTGCAGAAATT is part of the Cyclopterus lumpus isolate fCycLum1 chromosome 23, fCycLum1.pri, whole genome shotgun sequence genome and harbors:
- the tspan33a gene encoding tetraspanin-33 isoform X2, with the protein product MGGRRGAPGSGDDYSVVSPVVKYLVFLFNFIFWIISLVMVAIGVYARMMKHAEAALACLAVDPAVMLMIVGFLMFIITFCGCVGSLRENICLLQTFCICLTVIFLLQLTAGILAFVFSDKALHRVTKMINNSIVHYREDIDLQNLIDFGQKEFGCCGGVTYTDWSQNMYFNCKQDNPSRERCSVPYSCCIQPKDEVINTMCGQGMQLLQYAEAGDYIHTNGCIDTLVNWIHSNMFLLGGIALGLAIPQLVGILLSQILINQIKDQIELQNYNLRHRSDPWS
- the tspan33a gene encoding tetraspanin-33 isoform X1; translated protein: MGGRRGAPGSGDDYSVVSPVVKYLVFLFNFIFWIISLVMVAIGVYARMMKHAEAALACLAVDPAVMLMIVGFLMFIITFCGCVGSLRENICLLQTFCICLTVIFLLQLTAGILAFVFSDKALHRVTKMINNSIVHYREDIDLQNLIDFGQKEFGCCGGVTYTDWSQNMYFNCKQDNPSRERCSVPYSCCIQPKDEQVINTMCGQGMQLLQYAEAGDYIHTNGCIDTLVNWIHSNMFLLGGIALGLAIPQLVGILLSQILINQIKDQIELQNYNLRHRSDPWS